Proteins encoded together in one Diceros bicornis minor isolate mBicDic1 chromosome 18, mDicBic1.mat.cur, whole genome shotgun sequence window:
- the GPS1 gene encoding COP9 signalosome complex subunit 1 isoform X3, with protein MRGGPAPSAAAAAVADLYRAPLSSRSDLFLPGTAGDFSLSASLSACTLLYEGAVEPMQIDVDPQEDPQNAPDVNYVVENPTLDLEQYAASYSGLMRIERLQFIADHCPPLRVEALKMALSFVQRTFNVDMYEEIHRKLSEATRELQNAPDAIPESGVEPPPLDTAWVEATRKKALLKLEKLDTDLKNYKGNSIKESIRRGHDDLGDHYLDCGDLSNALKCYSRARDYCTSAKHVINMCLNVIKVSVYLQNWSHVLSYVSKAESTPEIAEQRGERDSQTQAILTKLKCAAGLAELAARKYKQAAKCFLLASFDHCDFPELLSPSNVAIYGGLCALATFDRQELQRNVISSSSFKLFLELEPQVRDIIFKFYESKYASCLKMLDEMKDNLLLDMYLAPHVRTLYTQIRNRALIQYFSPYVSADMRKMATAFNTTVAALEDELTQLILEGLINARIDSHSKILYARDVDQRSTTFEKSLLMGKEFQRRAKAMILRAAVLRNQIHVKSPPREGSQGELTPANSQSRMSTNM; from the exons ATGAGGGGTGGCCCGGCCCCCAGCGCGGCCGCCGCGGCGGTGGCAGATCTGTACCGCGCCCCTCTCAGCAGTAGGTCAGACCTCTTCCTGCCGGGCACGGCCGGGGACTTCAGCCTGAGCGCCAGCCTGTCGGCCTGTACGCTGCTTTATGAG GGGGCTGTGGAGCCCATGCAGATTGATGTGGACCCCCAGGAAGACCCGCAGAACGCGCCTGATGTCAACTATGTGGTGGAGAACCCCACCCTG GACCTGGAGCAGTATGCAGCCAGCTACAGTGGCCTGATGCGCATTGAGCGACTGCAGTTCATTGCTGATCACTGTCCGCCGCTGCGGGTGGAGGCCCTGAAGATGGCCCTCTCCTTCGTGCAGAGGACCTTCAACGTGGACATGTATGAGGAGATCCACCGGAAGCTCTCAGAGGCCACCAG AGAGCTGCAGAATGCACCTGATGCCATTCCTGAGAGTGGCGTGGAGCCCCCGCCCCTGGACACGGCCTGGGTAGAGGCCACGCGGAAGAAGGCCCTGCTGAAGCTGGAGAAGCTGGATACAGACCTAAAGAACTACAAGGGCAACTCCATCAAGGAGAGCATCAG GCGCGGCCACGACGACCTGGGTGACCACTACCTCGATTGTGGGGACCTTAGCAACGCACTCAAGTGTTACTCCCGGGCCCGGGACTACTGTACCAGCGCCAAGCACGTCATCAACATGTGCCTCAACGTCATCAAG GTCAGCGTCTACTTGCAGAATTGGTCTCACGTGCTAAGCTATGTCAGCAAGGCTGAGTCCACTCCAGAGATTGCTGAG CAACGTGGGGAACGGGACAGCCAGACCCAGGCCATCCTCACCAAGCTGAAGTGTGCCGCAG GCCTGGCCGAGCTGGCTGCGCGCAAGTACAAGCAGGCTGCCAAGTGCTTCCTGCTGGCTTCATTCGATCACTGTGATTTCCCCGAG CTGCTTTCCCCCAGCAACGTGGCCATCTACGGTGGCCTGTGCGCCTTGGCCACTTTTGACCGGCAGGAGCTGCAGCGCAATGTCATCTCCAGCAG CTCCTTCAAGTtgttcttggagttggagccacaGGTTCGGGACATCATCTTCAAATTCTATGAGTCCAAATATGCCTCATGCTTGAAGATGCTGGATGAGATGAAG GACAACCTACTCTTGGACATGTACCTGGCCCCCCACGTCAGGACCCTGTACACCCAGATTCGCAACCGTGCCCTCATCCAG TATTTCAGCCCCTATGTGTCAGCTGACATGCGCAAGATGGCCACAGCCTTCAACACCACAGTGGCAGCACTGGAGGACGAGCTGACGCAGCTCATCCTGGAGGGGCTCATCAATGCACGCATTGACTCCCACAGCAAG ATCCTGTATGCCCGGGACGTGGATCAGCGGAGCACCACCTTTGAGAAGTCTTTGCTGATGGGCAAGGAGTTCCAGCGGCGTGCCAAAGCCATGATCCTGCGCGCGGCTGTGCTGCGCAACCAAATCCATGTCAAG TCCCCTCCGAGAGAAGGGAGCCAGGGGGAGCTGACACCTGCCAACAGCCAGTCCCGAATGAGCACCAACATGTGA
- the GPS1 gene encoding COP9 signalosome complex subunit 1 isoform X2, translated as MPLPVQVFNLQGAVEPMQIDVDPQEDPQNAPDVNYVVENPTLDLEQYAASYSGLMRIERLQFIADHCPPLRVEALKMALSFVQRTFNVDMYEEIHRKLSEATRELQNAPDAIPESGVEPPPLDTAWVEATRKKALLKLEKLDTDLKNYKGNSIKESIRRGHDDLGDHYLDCGDLSNALKCYSRARDYCTSAKHVINMCLNVIKVSVYLQNWSHVLSYVSKAESTPEIAEQRGERDSQTQAILTKLKCAAGLAELAARKYKQAAKCFLLASFDHCDFPELLSPSNVAIYGGLCALATFDRQELQRNVISSSSFKLFLELEPQVRDIIFKFYESKYASCLKMLDEMKDNLLLDMYLAPHVRTLYTQIRNRALIQYFSPYVSADMRKMATAFNTTVAALEDELTQLILEGLINARIDSHSKILYARDVDQRSTTFEKSLLMGKEFQRRAKAMILRAAVLRNQIHVKPCLHCSPLREKGARGS; from the exons ATGCCGTTGCCGGTTCAGGTGTTTAACTTGCAG GGGGCTGTGGAGCCCATGCAGATTGATGTGGACCCCCAGGAAGACCCGCAGAACGCGCCTGATGTCAACTATGTGGTGGAGAACCCCACCCTG GACCTGGAGCAGTATGCAGCCAGCTACAGTGGCCTGATGCGCATTGAGCGACTGCAGTTCATTGCTGATCACTGTCCGCCGCTGCGGGTGGAGGCCCTGAAGATGGCCCTCTCCTTCGTGCAGAGGACCTTCAACGTGGACATGTATGAGGAGATCCACCGGAAGCTCTCAGAGGCCACCAG AGAGCTGCAGAATGCACCTGATGCCATTCCTGAGAGTGGCGTGGAGCCCCCGCCCCTGGACACGGCCTGGGTAGAGGCCACGCGGAAGAAGGCCCTGCTGAAGCTGGAGAAGCTGGATACAGACCTAAAGAACTACAAGGGCAACTCCATCAAGGAGAGCATCAG GCGCGGCCACGACGACCTGGGTGACCACTACCTCGATTGTGGGGACCTTAGCAACGCACTCAAGTGTTACTCCCGGGCCCGGGACTACTGTACCAGCGCCAAGCACGTCATCAACATGTGCCTCAACGTCATCAAG GTCAGCGTCTACTTGCAGAATTGGTCTCACGTGCTAAGCTATGTCAGCAAGGCTGAGTCCACTCCAGAGATTGCTGAG CAACGTGGGGAACGGGACAGCCAGACCCAGGCCATCCTCACCAAGCTGAAGTGTGCCGCAG GCCTGGCCGAGCTGGCTGCGCGCAAGTACAAGCAGGCTGCCAAGTGCTTCCTGCTGGCTTCATTCGATCACTGTGATTTCCCCGAG CTGCTTTCCCCCAGCAACGTGGCCATCTACGGTGGCCTGTGCGCCTTGGCCACTTTTGACCGGCAGGAGCTGCAGCGCAATGTCATCTCCAGCAG CTCCTTCAAGTtgttcttggagttggagccacaGGTTCGGGACATCATCTTCAAATTCTATGAGTCCAAATATGCCTCATGCTTGAAGATGCTGGATGAGATGAAG GACAACCTACTCTTGGACATGTACCTGGCCCCCCACGTCAGGACCCTGTACACCCAGATTCGCAACCGTGCCCTCATCCAG TATTTCAGCCCCTATGTGTCAGCTGACATGCGCAAGATGGCCACAGCCTTCAACACCACAGTGGCAGCACTGGAGGACGAGCTGACGCAGCTCATCCTGGAGGGGCTCATCAATGCACGCATTGACTCCCACAGCAAG ATCCTGTATGCCCGGGACGTGGATCAGCGGAGCACCACCTTTGAGAAGTCTTTGCTGATGGGCAAGGAGTTCCAGCGGCGTGCCAAAGCCATGATCCTGCGCGCGGCTGTGCTGCGCAACCAAATCCATGTCAAG CCATGTCTCCACTGCAGTCCCCTCCGAGAGAAGGGAGCCAGGGGGAGCTGA
- the RFNG gene encoding beta-1,3-N-acetylglucosaminyltransferase radical fringe isoform X1, producing the protein MSRARGVLCRACLALAAALAALLLLPLPRAPVPAPASTPGSRAPRTRAAAPRLRPDDVFIAVKTTRKNHGPRLGLLLRTWISRARRQTFIFTDGDDPELQLQGGSHVINTNCSAVHTRQALCCKMSVEYDKFIESGRKWFCHVDDDNYVNPEGLLQLLSAFSPSQDVYLGRPSLDHPIEATERVQGSGTVTTVKFWFATGGAGFCLSRGLALKMSPWASLGSFMSTAERVRLPDDCTVGYIVEGLLGARLLHTSLFHSHLENLQRLPPDAVLQQVTLSYGGPENPHNVVSVAGGFSLQQDPTRFKSVHCLLYPDTDWCPVQKQGDLASR; encoded by the exons ATGAGCCGCGCGCGGGGGGTGCTGTGCCGGGCCTGCCTCGCGCTGGCCGCGGCCTTGGCCGCACTGCTGCTGTTGCCGCTGCCTCGCGCGCCCGTCCCGGCCCCGGCCTCAACCCCCGGCTCGCGCGCACCCCGTACCCGCGCCGCCGCCCCCCGCCTGCGGCCGGACGACGTCTTCATCGCAGTCAAGACCACCCGGAAGAACCACGGGCCGCGCCTGGGGCTGCTGTTACGCACCTGGATTTCCCGGGCCCGCCGGCAG ACGTTCATCTTCACCGACGGGGATGACCCTGAGCTACAGCTTCAGGGAG GCAGTCACGTCATCAACACCAACTGCTCGGCTGTGCACACCCGCCAGGCGCTGTGCTGCAAGATGTCAGTGGAGTATGACAAGTTCATCGAGTCTGGACGCAA GTGGTTCTGCCATGTGGATGATGACAACTACGTGAACCCCGAAGGCCTGTTGCAGCTGCTCTCCGCCTTCTCACCCAGCCAAGACGTCTACCTGGGGCGGCCCAGCCTAGACCACCCCATCGAGGCTACTGAGAGGGTACAGGGAAGTGGAACT GTGACCACTGTTAAGTTCTGGTTCGCTACCGGTGGGGCTGGGTTCTGCCTGAGCAGAGGCCTTGCCCTCAAGATGAGCCCATGGGCCAG CCTGGGGAGCTTCATGAGCACAGCCGAGCGGGTGCGGCTGCCGGATGACTGCACGGTGGGCTACATCGTGGAGGGCCTGCTGGGTGCTCGCCTGCTGCACACCTCCCTGTTCCACTCCCACCTGGAAAACCTGCAGAGGCTGCCGCCTGACGCCGTGCTCCAGCAA gtCACCTTGAGCTATGGGGGTCCTGAGAACCCACATAATGTGGTGAGCGTGGCTGGGGGCTTCAGCCTGCAGCAGGACCCCACACG GTTTAAGTCCGTCCACTGCCTGCTCTACCCAGACACAGACTGGTGTCCTGTGCAAAAGCAGGGT
- the GPS1 gene encoding COP9 signalosome complex subunit 1 isoform X1: MPLPVQVFNLQGAVEPMQIDVDPQEDPQNAPDVNYVVENPTLDLEQYAASYSGLMRIERLQFIADHCPPLRVEALKMALSFVQRTFNVDMYEEIHRKLSEATRELQNAPDAIPESGVEPPPLDTAWVEATRKKALLKLEKLDTDLKNYKGNSIKESIRRGHDDLGDHYLDCGDLSNALKCYSRARDYCTSAKHVINMCLNVIKVSVYLQNWSHVLSYVSKAESTPEIAEQRGERDSQTQAILTKLKCAAGLAELAARKYKQAAKCFLLASFDHCDFPELLSPSNVAIYGGLCALATFDRQELQRNVISSSSFKLFLELEPQVRDIIFKFYESKYASCLKMLDEMKDNLLLDMYLAPHVRTLYTQIRNRALIQYFSPYVSADMRKMATAFNTTVAALEDELTQLILEGLINARIDSHSKILYARDVDQRSTTFEKSLLMGKEFQRRAKAMILRAAVLRNQIHVKSPPREGSQGELTPANSQSRMSTNM, encoded by the exons ATGCCGTTGCCGGTTCAGGTGTTTAACTTGCAG GGGGCTGTGGAGCCCATGCAGATTGATGTGGACCCCCAGGAAGACCCGCAGAACGCGCCTGATGTCAACTATGTGGTGGAGAACCCCACCCTG GACCTGGAGCAGTATGCAGCCAGCTACAGTGGCCTGATGCGCATTGAGCGACTGCAGTTCATTGCTGATCACTGTCCGCCGCTGCGGGTGGAGGCCCTGAAGATGGCCCTCTCCTTCGTGCAGAGGACCTTCAACGTGGACATGTATGAGGAGATCCACCGGAAGCTCTCAGAGGCCACCAG AGAGCTGCAGAATGCACCTGATGCCATTCCTGAGAGTGGCGTGGAGCCCCCGCCCCTGGACACGGCCTGGGTAGAGGCCACGCGGAAGAAGGCCCTGCTGAAGCTGGAGAAGCTGGATACAGACCTAAAGAACTACAAGGGCAACTCCATCAAGGAGAGCATCAG GCGCGGCCACGACGACCTGGGTGACCACTACCTCGATTGTGGGGACCTTAGCAACGCACTCAAGTGTTACTCCCGGGCCCGGGACTACTGTACCAGCGCCAAGCACGTCATCAACATGTGCCTCAACGTCATCAAG GTCAGCGTCTACTTGCAGAATTGGTCTCACGTGCTAAGCTATGTCAGCAAGGCTGAGTCCACTCCAGAGATTGCTGAG CAACGTGGGGAACGGGACAGCCAGACCCAGGCCATCCTCACCAAGCTGAAGTGTGCCGCAG GCCTGGCCGAGCTGGCTGCGCGCAAGTACAAGCAGGCTGCCAAGTGCTTCCTGCTGGCTTCATTCGATCACTGTGATTTCCCCGAG CTGCTTTCCCCCAGCAACGTGGCCATCTACGGTGGCCTGTGCGCCTTGGCCACTTTTGACCGGCAGGAGCTGCAGCGCAATGTCATCTCCAGCAG CTCCTTCAAGTtgttcttggagttggagccacaGGTTCGGGACATCATCTTCAAATTCTATGAGTCCAAATATGCCTCATGCTTGAAGATGCTGGATGAGATGAAG GACAACCTACTCTTGGACATGTACCTGGCCCCCCACGTCAGGACCCTGTACACCCAGATTCGCAACCGTGCCCTCATCCAG TATTTCAGCCCCTATGTGTCAGCTGACATGCGCAAGATGGCCACAGCCTTCAACACCACAGTGGCAGCACTGGAGGACGAGCTGACGCAGCTCATCCTGGAGGGGCTCATCAATGCACGCATTGACTCCCACAGCAAG ATCCTGTATGCCCGGGACGTGGATCAGCGGAGCACCACCTTTGAGAAGTCTTTGCTGATGGGCAAGGAGTTCCAGCGGCGTGCCAAAGCCATGATCCTGCGCGCGGCTGTGCTGCGCAACCAAATCCATGTCAAG TCCCCTCCGAGAGAAGGGAGCCAGGGGGAGCTGACACCTGCCAACAGCCAGTCCCGAATGAGCACCAACATGTGA
- the DUS1L gene encoding tRNA-dihydrouridine(16/17) synthase [NAD(P)(+)]-like, which yields MPKLQGFDFWSRTLGGARHVVAPMVDQSELAWRLLSRRHGAQLCYTPMLHAQVFVRDANYRKENLYCEVCPEDRPLIVQFCANDPEVFVQAALLAQDYCDAIDLNLGCPQMIAKRGHYGAFLQEEWDLLQRMILLAHEKLSVPVTCKIRVFPEIDKTVRYAQMLEKAGCQLLTVHGRTKEQKGPLSGIASWEHIKAVRKAVAIPVFANGNIQCLRDVERCIQDTGVQGVMSAEGNLHNPALFEGRSPAVWELAEEYLDIVRQHPCPLSYVRAHLFKLWHHTLQVHQQLREELAKVKTLEGVAAVCQELKLRCQEDISRQKEGEKPSGGLPFFHWICQPYFRPGPREGSKENRGACGKRALEEEEGSTDVLSKNKQKKQLRNPHKTFDPSLKPKYAKCDQCGNPKGNRCVFNLCRGCCKKRAFKETADCPGHGLLFKTKLEKSLAWKGAQPRPQEPQQAGPGEPGNFFPEVTGSALA from the exons ATGCCAAAGCTGCAGGGTTTTGACTTCTGGAGCCGCACCCTAGGGGGGGCCCGCCACGTGGTGGCCCCCATGGTGGACCAGAGCGAGCTGGCCTGGAGGCTGCTGAGCCGTCGCCACGGGGCCCAACTCTGCTACACTCCCATGCTGCATGCCCAAGTCTTCGTCCGCGATGCCAATTACCGGAAAGAGAATCTGTACTGTGAAGTGTGCCCCGAGGACCGGCCTCTCATTGTGCAG TTCTGTGCCAATGACCCAGAGGTGTTCGTCCAGGCAGCTCTCCTGGCTCAGGATTATTGCGACGCCATAGACCTGAATTTGGGTTGCCCGCAAATGATAGCCAAGCGAG GTCACTACGGTGCCTTCCTACAGGAGGAGTGGGACCTGCTCCAGAGAATGA TTCTTCTAGCCCACGAGAAACTCTCTGTGCCCGTCACATGCAAAATCCGTGTCTTCCCAGAGATTGACAAGACTGTGAGGTATGCCCAGATGCTGGAGAAAGCAGGCTGCCAG TTGCTGACTGTGCACGGGCGCACCAAGGAGCAGAAGGGGCCTCTGTCGGGTATCGCATCCTGGGAGCACATCAAGGCTGTGCG GAAGGCAGTGGCCATCCCTGTGTTTGCCAACGGGAACATCCAGTGCCTGCGGGACGTGGAGCGCTGCATCCAGGACACAGGGGTGCAGGGGGTCATGAGTGCAG AGGGCAACCTGCACAACCCCGCCCTGTTCGAGGGCCGCAGCCCTGCCGTGTGGGAGTTGGCCGAGGAGTATCTGGACATTGTGCGGCAGCACCCCTGCCCCCTGTCCTACGTCCGGGCCCACCTCTTCAAGCTGTGGCACCACAC GCTGCAGGTGCATCAGCAGCTTCGAGAGGAACTCGCCAAAGTGAAGACCCTGGAGGGTGTCGCTGCAGTGTGCCAGGAGCTGAAACTGCGGTGTCAG GAGGATATATCTaggcagaaggagggagagaagcctTCGGGTGGCTTGCCTTTCTTCCACTGGATCTGCCAGCCCTACTTCCGGCCAGG gcccagggaggggagcAAGGAGAACAGGGGTGCCTGTGGCAAGCgggccctggaggaggaggagggcagcaCGGATGTCCTGTCCAAGAACAAGCAGAAGAAACAACTGAGGAATCCCCACAAGACCTTTGACCCCTCGCTGAAGC CGAAATATGCAAAGTGTGATCAGTGTGGAAACCCAAAG GGCAACAGATGTGTGTTTAACCTGTGCCGGGGCTGCTGCAAGAAGCGAGCTTTCAAAGAGACCGCAGACTGCCCAG GTCACGGATTGCTTTTTAAAACCAAATTGGAGAAGTCTCTGGCATGGAAGGGGGCCCAGCCCCGGCCACAGGAGCCTCAGCAGGCAGGGCCTGGGGAACCAGGCAACTTCTTCCCCGAGGTCACTGGCAGTGCCCTGGCCTGA
- the RFNG gene encoding beta-1,3-N-acetylglucosaminyltransferase radical fringe isoform X2, with translation MSRARGVLCRACLALAAALAALLLLPLPRAPVPAPASTPGSRAPRTRAAAPRLRPDDVFIAVKTTRKNHGPRLGLLLRTWISRARRQTFIFTDGDDPELQLQGGSHVINTNCSAVHTRQALCCKMSVEYDKFIESGRKWFCHVDDDNYVNPEGLLQLLSAFSPSQDVYLGRPSLDHPIEATERVQGSGTVTTVKFWFATGGAGFCLSRGLALKMSPWASLGSFMSTAERVRLPDDCTVGYIVEGLLGARLLHTSLFHSHLENLQRLPPDAVLQQVTLSYGGPENPHNVVSVAGGFSLQQDPTRCRKWSTGASTSFLISCCAVVISE, from the exons ATGAGCCGCGCGCGGGGGGTGCTGTGCCGGGCCTGCCTCGCGCTGGCCGCGGCCTTGGCCGCACTGCTGCTGTTGCCGCTGCCTCGCGCGCCCGTCCCGGCCCCGGCCTCAACCCCCGGCTCGCGCGCACCCCGTACCCGCGCCGCCGCCCCCCGCCTGCGGCCGGACGACGTCTTCATCGCAGTCAAGACCACCCGGAAGAACCACGGGCCGCGCCTGGGGCTGCTGTTACGCACCTGGATTTCCCGGGCCCGCCGGCAG ACGTTCATCTTCACCGACGGGGATGACCCTGAGCTACAGCTTCAGGGAG GCAGTCACGTCATCAACACCAACTGCTCGGCTGTGCACACCCGCCAGGCGCTGTGCTGCAAGATGTCAGTGGAGTATGACAAGTTCATCGAGTCTGGACGCAA GTGGTTCTGCCATGTGGATGATGACAACTACGTGAACCCCGAAGGCCTGTTGCAGCTGCTCTCCGCCTTCTCACCCAGCCAAGACGTCTACCTGGGGCGGCCCAGCCTAGACCACCCCATCGAGGCTACTGAGAGGGTACAGGGAAGTGGAACT GTGACCACTGTTAAGTTCTGGTTCGCTACCGGTGGGGCTGGGTTCTGCCTGAGCAGAGGCCTTGCCCTCAAGATGAGCCCATGGGCCAG CCTGGGGAGCTTCATGAGCACAGCCGAGCGGGTGCGGCTGCCGGATGACTGCACGGTGGGCTACATCGTGGAGGGCCTGCTGGGTGCTCGCCTGCTGCACACCTCCCTGTTCCACTCCCACCTGGAAAACCTGCAGAGGCTGCCGCCTGACGCCGTGCTCCAGCAA gtCACCTTGAGCTATGGGGGTCCTGAGAACCCACATAATGTGGTGAGCGTGGCTGGGGGCTTCAGCCTGCAGCAGGACCCCACACG
- the RFNG gene encoding beta-1,3-N-acetylglucosaminyltransferase radical fringe isoform X3: protein MSRARGVLCRACLALAAALAALLLLPLPRAPVPAPASTPGSRAPRTRAAAPRLRPDDVFIAVKTTRKNHGPRLGLLLRTWISRARRQTFIFTDGDDPELQLQGGSHVINTNCSAVHTRQALCCKMSVEYDKFIESGRKWFCHVDDDNYVNPEGLLQLLSAFSPSQDVYLGRPSLDHPIEATERVTTVKFWFATGGAGFCLSRGLALKMSPWASLGSFMSTAERVRLPDDCTVGYIVEGLLGARLLHTSLFHSHLENLQRLPPDAVLQQVTLSYGGPENPHNVVSVAGGFSLQQDPTRFKSVHCLLYPDTDWCPVQKQGDLASR from the exons ATGAGCCGCGCGCGGGGGGTGCTGTGCCGGGCCTGCCTCGCGCTGGCCGCGGCCTTGGCCGCACTGCTGCTGTTGCCGCTGCCTCGCGCGCCCGTCCCGGCCCCGGCCTCAACCCCCGGCTCGCGCGCACCCCGTACCCGCGCCGCCGCCCCCCGCCTGCGGCCGGACGACGTCTTCATCGCAGTCAAGACCACCCGGAAGAACCACGGGCCGCGCCTGGGGCTGCTGTTACGCACCTGGATTTCCCGGGCCCGCCGGCAG ACGTTCATCTTCACCGACGGGGATGACCCTGAGCTACAGCTTCAGGGAG GCAGTCACGTCATCAACACCAACTGCTCGGCTGTGCACACCCGCCAGGCGCTGTGCTGCAAGATGTCAGTGGAGTATGACAAGTTCATCGAGTCTGGACGCAA GTGGTTCTGCCATGTGGATGATGACAACTACGTGAACCCCGAAGGCCTGTTGCAGCTGCTCTCCGCCTTCTCACCCAGCCAAGACGTCTACCTGGGGCGGCCCAGCCTAGACCACCCCATCGAGGCTACTGAGAGG GTGACCACTGTTAAGTTCTGGTTCGCTACCGGTGGGGCTGGGTTCTGCCTGAGCAGAGGCCTTGCCCTCAAGATGAGCCCATGGGCCAG CCTGGGGAGCTTCATGAGCACAGCCGAGCGGGTGCGGCTGCCGGATGACTGCACGGTGGGCTACATCGTGGAGGGCCTGCTGGGTGCTCGCCTGCTGCACACCTCCCTGTTCCACTCCCACCTGGAAAACCTGCAGAGGCTGCCGCCTGACGCCGTGCTCCAGCAA gtCACCTTGAGCTATGGGGGTCCTGAGAACCCACATAATGTGGTGAGCGTGGCTGGGGGCTTCAGCCTGCAGCAGGACCCCACACG GTTTAAGTCCGTCCACTGCCTGCTCTACCCAGACACAGACTGGTGTCCTGTGCAAAAGCAGGGT